A genomic stretch from Asterias rubens chromosome 7, eAstRub1.3, whole genome shotgun sequence includes:
- the LOC117292709 gene encoding fibrinogen-like protein A, which produces MVTIWMVKKMGVSQCVACLTMIHVALLLSGQVECLDSQCGGFHNQMISAENRALKHSTFMKKTISNHVICGRDCYIDKNCKSFNFDKCNKLCELNNGTRALHPEDFLEDQRSVYFDSDEDTVLFSLPDSSVHHYKSCKELLEACYSKSDVYVIYPEGLSDGLEVYCDMETDGGGWIVFQRRQDGSVDFYRTWAEYKSGFGNLSGEFWLGNDNLMTLTSDDSQGPWELMVDRYDNNETAFAKYEDFKIVGEKYTLEFGAYDASSTAGDCLYWNNGLPFSTMDNDNDVYYSNCAELFVGGLVVS; this is translated from the coding sequence ATGGTTACTATTTGGATGGTTAAAAAGATGGGTGTTTCGCAGTGTGTTGCCTGTTTGACgatgatacatgtagctcttctGTTGAGTGGCCAGGTGGAATGCCTCGACAGTCAATGTGGCGGATTTCATAATCAAATGATCAGTGCAGAAAACAGAGCTCTGAAACACTCCACATTCATGAAGAAAACTATATCCAATCATGTCATATGTGGACGGGACTGCTACATTGATAAGAACTGTAAGTCTTTCAACTTCGACAAATGCAATAAACTGTGTGAGTTAAACAACGGTACGAGAGCTCTGCATCCTGAAGATTTCCTTGAAGATCAAAGGAGTGTTTACTTTGATTCAGATGAGGACACAGTTCTCTTCTCTTTGCCAGATAGTTCTGTTCATCACTACAAAAGTTGTAAGGAGTTATTAGAGGCATGTTACTCCAAGAGCGATGTATACGTAATCTACCCAGAAGGGTTATCTGATGGTCTGGAAGTCTACTGTGACATGGAGACCGATGGAGGGGGATGGATTGTATTTCAGAGACGACAGGACGGCAGTGTGGACTTCTACCGCACCTGGGCTGAGTACAAGTCTGGCTTTGGTAATCTTTCTGGTGAGTTCTGGCTGGGTAATGATAACTTGATGACTTTAACGTCTGATGACTCACAGGGACCATGGGAGCTAATGGTGGATCGTTACGACAATAATGAAACGGCATTTGCGAAGTATGAAGATTTCAAGATTGTTGGTGAAAAGTACACCCTTGAGTTTGGCGCATACGATGCAAGCAGTACTGCTGGCGACTGTCTTTATTGGAACAACGGACTGCCCTTTTCTACGATGGATAATGACAATGATGTATACTACAGTAATTGTGCTGAACTTTTTGTAGGGGGCCTGGTGGTTTCCTAA
- the LOC117292965 gene encoding ficolin-2-like → MVTIWMVHKMGVSACVACMAMIHVALLLSGHQVECLDSQCGGFYHQMFSAENRALKHSTFMKKNVSNHVICGRDCYIDKNCKSFNFDKCNKLCELNNGTRALHPEDFLEDQGSVYFDSDEDTVLFSLPDSSLHHYKSCKELLEASYSKSNVYVIYPEGLSDGLEVYCDMETDGGGWIVFQRRQNGSVDFYRTWAEYKSGFGNLSGEFWLGNDNLMTLTSDDSQGPLELRVDLYDNTETAFAKYEDFKIVGEKYTLEFGAYDASSTAGDSLDENNGLPFSTMDNDNDKWEDNMAERHEGAWWFPTSPASHLNGKYYQAGPYLYGKGIKWNSWRSGYSLSKCSMKIR, encoded by the coding sequence ATGGTTACTATTTGGATGGTACACAAGATGGGTGTTTCGGCATGTGTTGCCTGTATGGCgatgatacatgtagctcttctGTTGAGTGGCCATCAGGTGGAATGTCTTGACAGTCAATGTGGTGGATTTTATCATCAAATGTTCAGTGCAGAAAACAGAGCTCTGAAACACTCCACATTCATGAAGAAAAATGTATCCAATCATGTCATATGTGGACGGGACTGCTACATTGATAAGAACTGTAAGTCTTTCAACTTCGACAAATGCAATAAACTGTGTGAGTTAAACAACGGTACGAGAGCTCTGCATCCTGAAGATTTCCTTGAAGATCAAGGGAGTGTTTACTTTGATTCAGATGAGGACACAGTTCTCTTCTCTTTGCCAGATAGTTCTCTTCATCACTACAAAAGTTGTAAGGAGTTATTAGAGGCGAGTTACTCCAAGAGCAATGTATACGTAATCTACCCAGAAGGGTTATCTGATGGTCTGGAAGTCTACTGTGACATGGAGACTGATGGAGGGGGATGGATTGTATTTCAGAGACGGCAGAACGGCAGTGTGGACTTCTACCGCACCTGGGCTGAGTACAAGTCTGGCTTTGGTAATCTTTCTGGTGAGTTCTGGCTGGGTAATGATAACTTGATGACTTTAACGTCTGATGACTCACAGGGACCATTGGAGCTTAGAGTGGATCTTTACGACAATACTGAAACGGCATTTGCGAAGTATGAAGATTTCAAGATTGTTGGTGAAAAGTACACCCTTGAGTTTGGCGCATACGATGCAAGCAGTACTGCTGGTGACTCTCTTGATGAGAACAACGGACTGCCCTTTTCTACGATGGATAATGACAATGATAAGTGGGAAGATAACATGGCTGAACGTCATGAAGGAGCCTGGTGGTTTCCTACAAGTCCTGCATCTCACCTAAATGGTAAATATTACCAAGCTGGTCCTTATTTATACGGCAAAGGTATCAAGTGGAATAGTTGGCGATCTGGGTATTCACTCTCAAAATGCAGCATGAAAATCCGTTAA
- the LOC117292431 gene encoding ficolin-2-like, which yields MVTIWMVKKMGVSQCVACLTMIHVALLLSGQVECLDSQCGGFHNQMFSAENRALKHSTFMKKTISNHVICGRDCYIDKNCKSFNFDKCNKLCELNNGTRALHPEDFLEDQRSVYFDSDEDTALFSLPDSSVHHYKSCKELLEAGHSKSDVYVIYPEGLSDGLEVYCDMETDGGGWIVFQRRQDGSVDFYCTWAEYKSGFGNLSGEFWLGNDNLMTLTSDDSQGPWELRVDLYDNNETAFAKYEDFKIVGENYTLEFGAYDASSTAGDSLHWNNGMPFSTMDNDNDKWEDNMAERHEGAWWFPASVSSHLNGKYYPTGPNVYGNGIQWYSWRNTYYTFSTSSMEVR from the coding sequence ATGGTTACTATTTGGATGGTTAAAAAGATGGGTGTTTCGCAGTGTGTTGCCTGTTTGACgatgatacatgtagctcttctGTTGAGTGGCCAGGTGGAATGCCTCGACAGTCAATGTGGCGGATTTCATAATCAAATGTTCAGTGCAGAAAACAGAGCTCTGAAACACTCCACATTCATGAAGAAAACTATATCCAATCATGTCATATGTGGACGGGACTGCTACATTGATAAGAACTGTAAGTCTTTCAACTTCGACAAATGCAATAAACTGTGTGAGTTAAACAACGGTACGAGAGCTCTGCATCCTGAAGATTTCCTTGAAGATCAAAGGAGTGTTTACTTTGATTCAGATGAGGACACAGCTCTCTTCTCTTTGCCAGATAGTTCTGTTCATCACTACAAAAGTTGTAAGGAGTTGTTAGAGGCAGGTCACTCCAAGAGCGATGTATACGTAATCTACCCAGAAGGGTTATCTGATGGTCTGGAAGTCTACTGTGACATGGAGACCGATGGAGGGGGATGGATTGTATTTCAGAGACGGCAGGACGGCAGTGTGGACTTCTACTGCACCTGGGCTGAGTACAAGTCTGGCTTTGGTAATCTTTCTGGTGAGTTCTGGCTGGGTAATGATAACTTGATGACTTTAACGTCTGATGACTCACAGGGACCATGGGAGCTAAGGGTGGATCTTTACGACAATAATGAAACGGCATTTGCGAAGTATGAAGATTTCAAGATTGTTGGTGAAAACTACACTCTTGAGTTTGGCGCATACGATGCAAGCAGTACTGCTGGTGACTCTCTTCATTGGAATAATGGAATGCCCTTTTCAACGATGGATAACGACAATGATAAGTGGGAAGATAACATGGCTGAACGTCATGAAGGAGCCTGGTGGTTTCCTGCAAGTGTTTCATCCCACTTAAATGGTAAATATTACCCAACTGGGCCTAATGTATACGGTAACGGGATCCAGTGGTATAGTTGGCGAAATACTTATTATACATTCTCAACAAGCAGCATGGAAGTCCGTTAA
- the LOC117292914 gene encoding fibrinogen-like protein A: MWVSVCVACLAMIHVALLLSGQVECLDSQCDGYHHQMFSAENRALKHSTFMKKTVSNHVICGRDCYIDKNCKSFNFNKCKKLCELNNGTRALHPEDFLEDQGSVYFDTDEDTVLFSLPDSSLHHYKSCKEMLEACYSRSDVYVIYPEWLSDGLEVFCDMETDGGGWIVFQRRQDGSVDFYRTWAEYKSGFGNLSGEFWLGNDNLMTLTSDDSQGPWELRVDLYDNNETAFAKYEDFKIVGANYTLEFGAYDASSTAGDSLDWYNGLPFSTMDNDNDEWEYNMAARHEGAWWFSESPLSHLNGKYYPTGPHEHDNGIQWHTWRFQYSLSKCSMKIR; the protein is encoded by the coding sequence ATGTGGGTTTCAGTTTGTGTTGCCTGTTTGGCgatgatacatgtagctcttctGTTGAGTGGCCAGGTGGAATGCCTTGACAGTCAATGTGATGGATATCATCATCAAATGTTCAGCGCAGAAAACAGAGCTCTGAAACACTCCACATTCATGAAGAAAACTGTATCAAATCATGTCATATGTGGACGAGACTGCTACATTGATAAGAACTGTAAGTCTTTCAACttcaacaaatgcaaaaaacTGTGTGAGTTAAACAACGGTACGAGAGCTCTGCATCCTGAAGATTTCCTTGAAGATCAAGGGAGTGTTTACTTTGATACAGATGAGGACACAGTTCTCTTCTCTTTGCCAGATAGTTCTCTTCATCACTACAAAAGTTGTAAGGAGATGTTAGAGGCATGTTACTCCAGGAGCGATGTATACGTAATCTACCCAGAATGGTTATCTGATGGTCTGGAAGTCTTCTGTGACATGGAGACTGATGGAGGGGGATGGATTGTGTTTCAGAGACGGCAGGACGGCAGTGTGGACTTCTACCGCACCTGGGCTGAGTACAAGTCTGGCTTTGGTAATCTTTCTGGTGAGTTCTGGCTGGGTAATGATAACTTAATGACGTTAACGTCTGATGACTCACAGGGACCATGGGAGCTTAGGGTGGATCTTTACGACAATAACGAAACGGCATTTGCGAAGTATGAAGATTTCAAGATTGTTGGTGCAAACTACACTCTTGAGTTTGGTGCATACGATGCAAGCAGTACTGCTGGTGACTCTCTTGATTGGTACAACGGACTGCCCTTTTCAACGATGGATAATGACAATGATGAGTGGGAATATAACATGGCTGCACGTCATGAAGGAGCCTGGTGGTTTTCTGAAAGTCCTCTATCTCACTTAAATGGTAAATATTACCCAACTGGTCCTCATGAACATGATAACGGTATCCAGTGGCATACTTGGCGATTTCAATATTCACTCTCAAAATGCAGCATGAAAATCCGTTAA